The Ananas comosus cultivar F153 linkage group 2, ASM154086v1, whole genome shotgun sequence genome contains a region encoding:
- the LOC109726462 gene encoding beta-glucosidase 12-like isoform X1 translates to MAHTKGAGFVFSVILVALFSNGACDTLNRTIFPHGFIFGASSSAYQYEGAVKEGGRGPSIWDTFTHTHPEKIADRTNGDVADDFYHRYKEDVARMKEMGLDAFRFSISWSRILPDGNGKVNEEGVRYYKQFINELVHNGIKPMVTLHHWDSPQALEDQYGGFLSPRIVEDYKSYTDICFKEFGDRVKHWITFNEPWAYCTNGYGGGTDAPGRCTPSGPGNCKAGDSSTEPYTVCHHLILAHAAAVRHYNEHYKAKQKGTIGITLVTPWFVPYTARGVDVDATQRVLDFMYGWFMDPLTRGDYPQSMRTYLGHRLPSFTKEHSEMVKGTYDFIGINYYNAFYALQLPDSVSINSTYLNDSRTALTVVDPNNKPIGRQGGTSFFYIYPQGLLDLLQYTKNKYNNPPIYITENGVSELNNNSKPLKEALNDDDRVLYHVEHLGALYKAIRDETDKVDVRGYFVWSFLDDFEWGGGFKVRFGLHYVDFKDKLTRHWKKSACWYTDFLGKCMKCIPGCKAIANDN, encoded by the exons ATGGCTCATACAAAGGGTGCAGGTTTTGTTTTCTCTGTGATCTTGGTAGCTTTGTTCAGCAATGGCGCCTGCGATACGCTTAACCGTACGATTTTCCCGCATGGGTTCATCTTCGGTGCATCCTCCTCAGCATATCAG TATGAAGGTGCAGTTAAGGAAGGCGGTAGGGGGCCTAGCATTTGGGATACCTTCACCCACACCCACCCAG AGAAGATTGCAGATAGAACCAACGGTGATGTCGCTGATGACTTCTATCATCGATATAAG GAAGATGTAGCCCGCATGAAAGAAATGGGTTTGGATGCTTTTAGGTTTTCCATTTCGTGGTCAAGAATCCTTCCTG ATGGAAATGGAAAAGTCAACGAAGAAGGCGTTCGCTACTACAAGCAGTTCATCAACGAGCTTGTACATAATG GCATAAAGCCAATGGTGACGCTTCACCATTGGGACTCTCCTCAAGCTCTCGAAGACCAATACGGAGGCTTTCTCAGCCCACGTATAGT GGAGGATTATAAAAGCTACACTGATATCTGCTTCAAGGAGTTCGGGGATAGAGTAAAGCACTGGATCACATTCAATGAGCCATGGGCCTACTGCACCAACGGGTACGGTGGCGGTACGGATGCACCCGGTCGGTGCACGCCTTCCGGCCCGGGAAATTGCAAAGCTGGAGATTCAAGCACCGAGCCTTATACCGTGTGCCATCACCTTATACTGGCCCATGCGGCGGCCGTCCGACATTACAACGAACATTACAAG GCAAAACAGAAGGGCACAATCGGAATAACACTGGTCACACCATGGTTCGTTCCCTACACTGCTAGGGGGGTCGATGTTGACGCCACACAGAGGGTCCTGGACTTCATGTATGGATG GTTCATGGATCCTCTAACAAGAGGAGATTACCCACAGAGCATGAGAACTTACCTTGGGCATCGCTTGCCGAGTTTCACCAAGGAGCACTCCGAAATGGTGAAAGGAACATACGACTTCATAGGAATCAATTACTACAACGCATTTTATGCTCTCCAGCTTCCTGATTCTGTTAGTATTAACTCTACCTATCTTAACGATTCTCGAACGGCTTTGACAG TGGTCGATCCTAATAACAAGCCAATAGGTCGTCAG GGTGGCACATCTTTCTTCTACATTTATCCACAAGGGTTATTGGATCTTCTACAGTATACAAAGAACAAATATAACAACCCACCCATCTACATAACAGAGAATG GTGTAAGTGAGCTCAATAACAACAGTAAACCACTCAAGGAAGCATTGAACGATGACGACAGAGTACTCTACCATGTGGAACATCTTGGTGCGCTATACAAGGCCATAAG GGATGAAACGGACAAAGTGGACGTGAGAGGATACTTCGTATGGTCGTTTTTAGATGACTTCGAATGGGGAGGAGGTTTCAAAGTACGCTTTGGTCTACACTACGTGGACTTCAAGGATAAGTTGACGAGACACTGGAAAAAATCAGCTTGTTGGTACACGGATTTCCTCGGAAAGTGCATGAAATGCATTCCTGGGTGCAAGGCCATTGCTAATGACAATTAG
- the LOC109726480 gene encoding beta-glucosidase 12-like isoform X2 yields the protein MAIGIKICSLLSDLLVVLLVVAVTLERGACSSFNRSSFPDGFIFGTSSSSYQSEGAAMEGGKGPSIWDTFTHAHSDGSLSEGINKEVVEFYNNLINELISNGLQPLVTIFHWDLPQALEDKYGGFLSNRIIEDYVDYAEVCFKEFGDRVKHWITFNEPWSFCSFGYASGTSAPGRCSPWAGNCTAGDSGREPYTVCHNQLLAHASAVKVYKNKYQGTQKGKIGITLVSHWFIPYSDSKPDQDAAQRSLDFMYGWFMDPLTRGDYPFSMKAIVGNRLPKFTEQQSELIKGSYDFIGLNYYTTNYAYSVPPSNGLHTSYTTDSQANTTGSFSLALYLSAGNSGSFAVHKDQIRQPSHLHYRERC from the exons ATGGCAATTGGAATTAAAATTTGTTCTCTTCTTTCTGATCTTCTTGTAGTACTACTGGTGGTAGCTGTGACCTTGGAGAGAGGCGCATGCTCCTCGTTCAATCGAAGCAGCTTCCCGGATGGGTTCATCTTCGGAACCTCCTCTTCATCCTACCAG TCGGAAGGTGCTGCAATGGAAGGTGGTAAAGGGCCAAGCATTTGGGACACCTTTACTCACGCGCACTCAG ATGGAAGCCTAAGCGAGGGAATCAACAAGGAGGTTGTCGAGTTCTACAACAACCTCATCAATGAGCTCATTTCCAATG GTTTGCAACCATTGGTGACAATATTCCACTGGGACCTGCCCCAAGCCCTAGAAGACAAATATGGAGGTTTCTTAAGCAACCGCATCAT AGAAGATTATGTGGATTATGCCGAGGTTTGTTTCAAGGAGTTTGGCGATCGGGTAAAACACTGGATCACATTCAACGAGCCGTGGTCGTTTTGCTCCTTCGGCTATGCGTCGGGCACGTCGGCGCCGGGACGGTGCTCCCCGTGGGCCGGAAATTGTACCGCCGGAGATTCGGGGAGGGAGCCTTACACAGTGTGCCATAACCAGCTACTCGCTCACGCCTCGGCCGTCAAGGTGTACAAAAATAAGTATCAG GGAACCCAGAAGGGCAAAATCGGTATTACACTGGTCTCGCACTGGTTCATTCCCTACTCGGATTCAAAACCCGACCAGGACGCGGCCCAAAGGAGCCTGGATTTTATGTACGGATG gtTTATGGATCCGCTGACACGAGGAGATTACCCGTTTAGCATGAAAGCAATAGTCGGAAATCGTCTGCCGAAATTCACCGAGCAGCAATCCGAATTGATCAAAGGGTCGTACGATTTCATTGGACTAAACTACTACACCACGAATTATGCGTATAGTGTTCCACCATCGAATGGTCTTCATACAAGCTATACCACTGATTCTCAGGCTAATACGACAG GCAGCTTCAGCTTGGCTCTATATTTATCCGCCGGGAATTCGGGATCTTTTGCTGTACACAAAGACCAGATACGACAACCCAGTCATCTACATTACAGAGAACG GTGTTGA
- the LOC109726462 gene encoding beta-glucosidase 12-like isoform X2 produces the protein MKEMGLDAFRFSISWSRILPDGNGKVNEEGVRYYKQFINELVHNGIKPMVTLHHWDSPQALEDQYGGFLSPRIVEDYKSYTDICFKEFGDRVKHWITFNEPWAYCTNGYGGGTDAPGRCTPSGPGNCKAGDSSTEPYTVCHHLILAHAAAVRHYNEHYKAKQKGTIGITLVTPWFVPYTARGVDVDATQRVLDFMYGWFMDPLTRGDYPQSMRTYLGHRLPSFTKEHSEMVKGTYDFIGINYYNAFYALQLPDSVSINSTYLNDSRTALTVVDPNNKPIGRQGGTSFFYIYPQGLLDLLQYTKNKYNNPPIYITENGVSELNNNSKPLKEALNDDDRVLYHVEHLGALYKAIRDETDKVDVRGYFVWSFLDDFEWGGGFKVRFGLHYVDFKDKLTRHWKKSACWYTDFLGKCMKCIPGCKAIANDN, from the exons ATGAAAGAAATGGGTTTGGATGCTTTTAGGTTTTCCATTTCGTGGTCAAGAATCCTTCCTG ATGGAAATGGAAAAGTCAACGAAGAAGGCGTTCGCTACTACAAGCAGTTCATCAACGAGCTTGTACATAATG GCATAAAGCCAATGGTGACGCTTCACCATTGGGACTCTCCTCAAGCTCTCGAAGACCAATACGGAGGCTTTCTCAGCCCACGTATAGT GGAGGATTATAAAAGCTACACTGATATCTGCTTCAAGGAGTTCGGGGATAGAGTAAAGCACTGGATCACATTCAATGAGCCATGGGCCTACTGCACCAACGGGTACGGTGGCGGTACGGATGCACCCGGTCGGTGCACGCCTTCCGGCCCGGGAAATTGCAAAGCTGGAGATTCAAGCACCGAGCCTTATACCGTGTGCCATCACCTTATACTGGCCCATGCGGCGGCCGTCCGACATTACAACGAACATTACAAG GCAAAACAGAAGGGCACAATCGGAATAACACTGGTCACACCATGGTTCGTTCCCTACACTGCTAGGGGGGTCGATGTTGACGCCACACAGAGGGTCCTGGACTTCATGTATGGATG GTTCATGGATCCTCTAACAAGAGGAGATTACCCACAGAGCATGAGAACTTACCTTGGGCATCGCTTGCCGAGTTTCACCAAGGAGCACTCCGAAATGGTGAAAGGAACATACGACTTCATAGGAATCAATTACTACAACGCATTTTATGCTCTCCAGCTTCCTGATTCTGTTAGTATTAACTCTACCTATCTTAACGATTCTCGAACGGCTTTGACAG TGGTCGATCCTAATAACAAGCCAATAGGTCGTCAG GGTGGCACATCTTTCTTCTACATTTATCCACAAGGGTTATTGGATCTTCTACAGTATACAAAGAACAAATATAACAACCCACCCATCTACATAACAGAGAATG GTGTAAGTGAGCTCAATAACAACAGTAAACCACTCAAGGAAGCATTGAACGATGACGACAGAGTACTCTACCATGTGGAACATCTTGGTGCGCTATACAAGGCCATAAG GGATGAAACGGACAAAGTGGACGTGAGAGGATACTTCGTATGGTCGTTTTTAGATGACTTCGAATGGGGAGGAGGTTTCAAAGTACGCTTTGGTCTACACTACGTGGACTTCAAGGATAAGTTGACGAGACACTGGAAAAAATCAGCTTGTTGGTACACGGATTTCCTCGGAAAGTGCATGAAATGCATTCCTGGGTGCAAGGCCATTGCTAATGACAATTAG
- the LOC109728282 gene encoding beta-glucosidase 12-like, whose product MKQMGTNAFRFSISWPRILPNGSLSGGVNKQGVEFYNNLIDELISNGLQPFITIFHWDLPQAVEDEYGGFLSDRIVKDYVDFAEVCFREFGDRVKHWITFNEPWTFCSVGYDLGKLAPARCTPQEGRQCLGGNSATEPYTVCHHTLVAHGEAVHLYKQKYQANQKGEIGITLASHWYTPYSPSKADEDATRRSLDFLLGWFMDPLTHGDYPSTMKELVGNRLPKFTKKQSDMINGSYDFVGLNYYTTHYAFDVPPSNNSASKSFTTDSQAVLLLGVRNGVPIGPQGVAASWIYIYPRGLQELLRYMKTKYNNPVIYITENGLNERSNSSIPLKVALKDNLRVSYHRKHLLYLQRAIRDGVDVRGYFAWSFMDNFEWSSGFTTRFGLYYVDYSDGLKRYPKNSARWFQHFLTGSNDP is encoded by the exons ATGAAGCAAATGGGCACGAACGCCTTCAGATTTTCTATCTCCTGGCCCAGAATCCTACCAA ATGGAAGCCTAAGCGGGGGAGTCAACAAACAGGGCGTTGAGTTCTACAATAACCTCATCGATGAGCTCATATCTAATG GCTTGCAACCGTTCATCACAATATTCCACTGGGACTTGCCCCAAGCCGTAGAGGACGAATACGGAGGCTTCTTAAGCGATCGCATTGT GAAAGACTACGTGGACTTCGCCGAGGTTTGCTTCAGGGAGTTTGGCGACCGGGTGAAGCACTGGATCACATTCAACGAGCCGTGGACCTTCTGCTCCGTGGGCTACGACTTGGGCAAGCTCGCGCCAGCTCGGTGCACCCCGCAGGAAGGCCGACAGTGCCTCGGCGGAAACTCAGCAACCGAGCCTTACACCGTGTGCCATCACACACTAGTGGCCCACGGCGAAGCCGTCCATTTGTATAAACAAAAGTACCAG GCAAACCAGAAAGGCGAAATCGGTATAACACTAGCCTCACACTGGTACACTCCCTACTCACCTTCAAAAGCCGATGAAGATGCAACACGACGGAGCCTGGATTTCTTGCTTGGATG GTTTATGGACCCTCTAACGCACGGAGATTATCCGTCAACCATGAAAGAATTGGTCGGCAATCGCCTTCCGAAGTTCACTAAGAAGCAATCAGATATGATCAACGGATCATATGACTTTGTTGGACTTAATTACTACACAACACACTATGCCTTTGATGTTCCCCCATCTAACAATAGCGCAAGCAAAAGCTTCACAACAGATTCCCAGGCCG TTCTTTTGTTAGGGGTTCGCAATGGGGTCCCAATAGGTCCGCAG GGTGTTGCTGCATCTTGGATCTACATTTACCCACGCGGTTTACAAGAACTTCTGCGGTATATGAAGACTAAATATAACAATCCGGTCATCTACATTACAGAGAATG GTCTCAATGAACGCAGCAACAGCAGTATTCCGCTCAAGGTTGCCTTGAAGGATAATCTGAGAGTATCCTACCACCGGAAGCATCTCTTATACCTCCAGAGAGCCATTAG GGATGGAGTTGATGTAAGAGGATACTTTGCCTGGTCATTCATGGACAACTTTGAATGGTCAAGTGGCTTCACCACACGCTTTGGCCTATACTATGTCGACTACTCTGATGGATTAAAGAGATATCCCAAGAACTCTGCTCGCTGGTTCCAACACTTCCTCACAGGGAGCAATGACCCATGA
- the LOC109726471 gene encoding beta-glucosidase 12-like, whose product MAVGLGDFLSFLFFIVLFNHGACDPFNRTIFPPGFLFGASSSAYQYEGAAYEGGKGQSIWDNFTHAHPDKIANGTTGDVADDFYHRYKEDIARMKQMGLDAFRFSIAWTRILPSGNGEVNKAGVKFYNDLIDELVKNGIKPLVTLHHWDSPQALEDQYGGFLSPRIVEDYKTYTDICFKEFGDRVKHWITFNEPWAYCTNGYGGGTDAPGRCTPSGPGNCKAGDSSTEPYTVCHHLILAHAAAVRHYHRNYKAKQNGTIGITLVTPWYVALSNKTADVDATQRVLDFTYGWFMDPLTRGEYPQDMRTYLGNRLPNFTKVESEYVNGSYDFIGVNYYDAFYAFALPLGASINSTYLNDSRVGLTVIDASGKPIGRPGGTSFFYVYPQGLIDLLRYTKTKYNNPPIIITENGVSEINNSSKTIAEAAMDNDRVLYQVEHLGALYNAMSGKDKVDVRGYFIWSFLDDFEWGGGFNVRFGLHYVDFKDKLKRYWKKSACWYTDFLGKCMTCIKECTAFTP is encoded by the exons ATGGCTGTAGGACTTGGtgattttctttcctttttgttCTTCATAGTTTTGTTCAACCACGGCGCCTGCGATCCGTTTAATCGCACTATTTTCCCACCTGGGTTCCTCTTCGGGGCATCGTCCTCGGCGTATCAG taTGAAGGTGCAGCTTACGAAGGTGGCAAAGGACAAAGCATATGGGATAATTTTACTCACGCGCACCCTG ACAAAATTGCGAATGGAACGACCGGTGATGTAGCTGACGACTTCTATCATCGGTACAAG GAAGATATAGCTCGAATGAAACAAATGGGTTTGGATGCGTTTAGATTTTCCATCGCATGGACTAGAATCCTTCCTT CCGGAAACGGAGAAGTCAACAAGGCAGGGGTTAAGTTTTACAACGACCTCATCGATGAGCTCGTAAAGAATG GAATAAAGCCATTGGTGACGCTTCACCACTGGGACTCTCCTCAGGCTCTCGAAGACCAATATGGCGGCTTTCTCAGCCCACGCATCGT AGAAGACTATAAAACCTACACCGATATCTGCTTCAAAGAGTTTGGGGATAGAGTGAAGCATTGGATCACATTCAACGAGCCATGGGCCTACTGCACCAACGGATATGGTGGCGGTACGGATGCACCAGGTCGGTGCACGCCTTCCGGCCCGGGAAATTGCAAAGCTGGAGATTCAAGCACAGAGCCTTATACAGTGTGTCATCACCTTATACTAGCCCACGCGGCCGCCGTCCGACATTACCACCGTAATTATAAG GCAAAGCAAAATGGCACGATCGGTATAACGCTAGTCACTCCGTGGTACGTTGCCCTAAGTAATAAGACGGCTGATGTTGATGCAACACAACGGGTCCTGGATTTCACATATGGATG GTTCATGGATCCTCTAACTCGAGGTGAATACCCACAAGATATGAGAACTTATCTGGGGAATCGCCTGCCGAATTTCACCAAGGTTGAGTCAGAATATGTCAACGGATCTTACGACTTCATCGGCGTCAATTACTACGATGCCTTCTATGCATttgctcttcccttgggtgccAGTATTAACTCAACTTATCTCAATGACTCTCGAGTTGGATTGACAG TGATCGATGCTAGTGGAAAGCCAATAGGTCGACCG GGTGGCACATCTTTCTTCTACGTTTATCCACAAGGGTTGATAGATCTTCTACGTTATACGAAGACCAAGTACAACAACCCACCCATCATCATTACCGAAAATG GCGTGAGTGAGATCAATAATAGTAGTAAAACAATTGCAGAAGCAGCGATGGACAATGACAGAGTACTCTACCAAGTTGAACATCTTGGTGCGCTCTACAATGCTATGAG TGGAAAGGATAAAGTGGACGTGCGAGGATACTTCATATGGTCGTTTTTGGATGATTTTGAATGGGGAGGAGGTTTCAATGTGCGATTTGGGCTTCATTATGTGGACTTCAAGGACAAGTTAAAGAGATATTGGAAAAAATCGGCTTGTTGGTATACAGATTTCTTGGGGAAATGTATGACGTGCATCAAAGAGTGTACGGCGTTTActccttaa
- the LOC109726480 gene encoding beta-glucosidase 12-like isoform X1, with product MAIGIKICSLLSDLLVVLLVVAVTLERGACSSFNRSSFPDGFIFGTSSSSYQSEGAAMEGGKGPSIWDTFTHAHSDGSLSEGINKEVVEFYNNLINELISNGLQPLVTIFHWDLPQALEDKYGGFLSNRIIEDYVDYAEVCFKEFGDRVKHWITFNEPWSFCSFGYASGTSAPGRCSPWAGNCTAGDSGREPYTVCHNQLLAHASAVKVYKNKYQGTQKGKIGITLVSHWFIPYSDSKPDQDAAQRSLDFMYGWFMDPLTRGDYPFSMKAIVGNRLPKFTEQQSELIKGSYDFIGLNYYTTNYAYSVPPSNGLHTSYTTDSQANTTGVRNGIPLGPQAASAWLYIYPPGIRDLLLYTKTRYDNPVIYITENGVDEFNIPSLPLKLALKDDIRVSFHQKHILNIYKAIREGVNLKGYFVWSFMDDFEWGGGYIYRFGLVFVDYNDGLKRCRKKSARWFHRFLNK from the exons ATGGCAATTGGAATTAAAATTTGTTCTCTTCTTTCTGATCTTCTTGTAGTACTACTGGTGGTAGCTGTGACCTTGGAGAGAGGCGCATGCTCCTCGTTCAATCGAAGCAGCTTCCCGGATGGGTTCATCTTCGGAACCTCCTCTTCATCCTACCAG TCGGAAGGTGCTGCAATGGAAGGTGGTAAAGGGCCAAGCATTTGGGACACCTTTACTCACGCGCACTCAG ATGGAAGCCTAAGCGAGGGAATCAACAAGGAGGTTGTCGAGTTCTACAACAACCTCATCAATGAGCTCATTTCCAATG GTTTGCAACCATTGGTGACAATATTCCACTGGGACCTGCCCCAAGCCCTAGAAGACAAATATGGAGGTTTCTTAAGCAACCGCATCAT AGAAGATTATGTGGATTATGCCGAGGTTTGTTTCAAGGAGTTTGGCGATCGGGTAAAACACTGGATCACATTCAACGAGCCGTGGTCGTTTTGCTCCTTCGGCTATGCGTCGGGCACGTCGGCGCCGGGACGGTGCTCCCCGTGGGCCGGAAATTGTACCGCCGGAGATTCGGGGAGGGAGCCTTACACAGTGTGCCATAACCAGCTACTCGCTCACGCCTCGGCCGTCAAGGTGTACAAAAATAAGTATCAG GGAACCCAGAAGGGCAAAATCGGTATTACACTGGTCTCGCACTGGTTCATTCCCTACTCGGATTCAAAACCCGACCAGGACGCGGCCCAAAGGAGCCTGGATTTTATGTACGGATG gtTTATGGATCCGCTGACACGAGGAGATTACCCGTTTAGCATGAAAGCAATAGTCGGAAATCGTCTGCCGAAATTCACCGAGCAGCAATCCGAATTGATCAAAGGGTCGTACGATTTCATTGGACTAAACTACTACACCACGAATTATGCGTATAGTGTTCCACCATCGAATGGTCTTCATACAAGCTATACCACTGATTCTCAGGCTAATACGACAG GGGTTCGCAATGGGATCCCATTGGGTCCGCAG GCAGCTTCAGCTTGGCTCTATATTTATCCGCCGGGAATTCGGGATCTTTTGCTGTACACAAAGACCAGATACGACAACCCAGTCATCTACATTACAGAGAACG GTGTTGATGAGTTTAACATCCCGAGTCTGCCACTCAAACTTGCATTGAAGGATGACATAAGAGTGTCATTCCACCAGAAGCATATCCTAAACATTTATAAAGCTATAAG GGAAGGGGTAAATTTGAAAGGATATTTTGTATGGTCATTCATGGATGATTTTGAGTGGGGAGGTGGCTACATCTATCGATTTGGGCTCGTATTTGTGGACTACAATGATGGACTGAAGAGATGCCGTAAAAAATCAGCCCGTTGGTTTCATCGATTCctcaataaataa